Below is a genomic region from Falco naumanni isolate bFalNau1 chromosome 2, bFalNau1.pat, whole genome shotgun sequence.
TCCTGGTTTAGCTGAGCTTATTCCCCTTCTGTTCTCCCCACACCATGCttcctgcccagctgcctgtcccAAACCTTCTCCTTGGTGAAGGAAATTTTCCTGCCTGAAAATGGGTTTCTCTCCTCCTCTGGCCTGGTCTCTGGCACTGTGGAGTCCCCTCTCCACTCCATTTTCTGGGGAAGTCAGAAACTGTAGAGAGGAATCTCTTCTTTTGTCACCTTCCAGAATGTTTCTTCATGAAGAATACTGCTTATGAACTGGAAAATATGTGTCTTTGATGCAATGACTTCTAGAaatgggcaggaggaggaaatctGTGGAACTAACTTGGCTCTGCAACAAGACAGAAGAGCCATGATCAATAGCTTGGGAGAAAAGTGACTCTCCCAGAGTTGCAGGACTGTTCCCTTATATTTGCCAAAATTTTGTTTAGTGTCATGTTGCATCAGCCTCCGAATGTCTTTGCTTGTGAAAGAATGTTGCACAGACCGACGGGCCCTCCTTGGAAAGTTCTTCTGTGCTtattcagtctcttttccctccCATTTAGTTTTCACCCTGTTTCCTTGGTTACTATATACTTCTGTTTGTCAACCCTCATGAGCTGATGTCCACCTCTGCTCACGTGTCACATATTCACAGGCAGCTAGCATGTCGCCTAGCCAAGGTACCTGtgtctgcctctgctctgcacagctcaGCTCTCACTGCCTCTTTGCAAAGCTTTTCCCATCCCTCTCTCTCGGATGCTCTTCAGTTTACAGTTACCCTTCTCAGTCACACCTCATAAAGAGCTGAATTGTACTAAACccctcttctcttccccatttcccttccctttttcacTTCTATCAGCTTTGATTTCTGCTCCTCTGTAATCTGTTTCCTAGGCTCTCTCCTCACTTTTCCACTACAAGAAATGGGCTGAAGCTCCACAGATCTCCTCTGACCTCCTGGCCTGGGGAGAGGTGGGTAGGTACCTATTACCACCTGTTCCTCTGGAGAATTTTCAGCTCTCCACTGTTTGGAGGGAATTACActaaaactttgttttctccttttcccattgTTCACCCTGAGCTCTCTGATGGCTCTCAGCTCTTCTCAtccccctttcctcttttttcttggaaaaatctgtttggaCCTTCATCAATCCATGAACCAAAATCTGCTCTGGCTGCATAGTTGCAGTGttgctggaaagctgcagaCTCTGGacttaatttttgttctttccttatagataattttcctctttcactCAAATTAAGCTGCAACAGAAGGTGAATGATGGCTCTGTGAGTGAGGAGATATCTAACTTGGTCTATCTGAGAGCATACTATAGGGCAGAGGACGTGTTGGTGGGTagctttgctgtatttcagctcTCCAGATGCTCAACACAGCTCTAACAGAGCAGGCAACTATCATTAGAAAGGAGTAAATGAAAGAATTATATATACATCTGGACAATATCACTTTTTTCTGGGGCTTGTATAAGACATACTACAGAGCCTTAGTTGTGAGAGGAGATGGACTCAGTTTTCTAGAAAATCAGACGTTTCAGGATTGGTGAGATGCAGGCTGCAAATCTAGGCATCTGAAATGAATCACTgatcacttttgaaaatcttgacCAAATTTCTTCACAAGGACAGGCATGAAATAGGAATCCACAGGCACCAGCACCACAGGCTGTTTGTTATTATAGAAGATCATTTAGTACAGGCTGTTCTAATTTAGGTTAAACAAAGCTAATCCCGAAGTGATGTGTTTCTTATACTAGGCTGCGTGCGTCTGTGCATTGCACATGTGTGCACAAACAGAATAGGCAGTTGTTTGTGGAAAATAATAGATATGGCCAGAGGATACCTTGCCTTGCAGGGTAAGAcatgtttttctctcctgtggGGATACAGGAAATTCaggttgtggttttggtttgtttcttcccaGGCAATTAAGAGGGTACTGAATGGCATGGGGAGTGGATAGGAATAGGAAAGCAAATGTTCTGGGCTCCATTTCAGAGGCACTTACTCCCAGGAGGCACTTACTGTGTTTTATACTAACCCACCCTGGCTAGTTCAGGGCTGAGCAGAGTCCCTGCAGAGAGGTCTGCAACCAGAGGCTCTGGTACTCTGCTAGGGTATTGTGTTGTCTTGGCTTTGCAGGAAGAGCCAACGCCTTTGAAAACTGAGGCTTGGCTTTCCGTGGATGGCCAACATGAGTCATGACTTGCTGAACTTTTAGGGACTCTCTCTGGGAGTGTTTCTAGTGCTTCCAGTACTTATATCTATTTGATTCCACTGCAGAAGATTGTTTTGGGGAACAAACTGCAGCAAGCTGTGGTAGGAAATATTTGAGGGAGACCTATTGTCCTGTCCCATGCAAACAGTTGCAAAGGAAGCCACTTGTTGCatgcaacaattttttttttaaaaagtttgcaTAGGCTGCATAAGTCCCACATGTTCTGCTATGTATCGCAGAATCCTAGAATGATACTCCTTGCTTAGCAGCATGAGCTTCCTTTGCATCAACAGAGGCTGTTGCAAGGACTTTATGAAAAAGCAAGGAATGAGGGTATAAATTTTGGTTGCAAAATTACAGTCAAAACAGCCTGAATCATGCCAGCCTATTAGGACAATGGGGCGAACTGACAGAAGGATGTGTGATGTTGATTAACAGCTATGTTTGATGCAGGATCACGTACTTTGGTGTTTGGGCTGCTTCTaggcacagcagcagacaggGGAGGCAAGAGTTGGGGCTGTCATCTGCATACCTCTATTTTGAGGAATAATATCATAGCAAGCTCCCATTTCtccctgttttccctctctttgctgttttctttccctcatgCTCCTCATCCTATCCAGAATAATAGTTGGCTGGAGAGGGCTCGTGTCACTTCTTGGTTGCTTATGCTGCTAACGGAGAAATCTAAATGAGCCATGCTGTGTTTTACTCCTGAGGCTTATTCCTCGAGAAAGCTGtttctgctcccagggaagTTAATGGAAGTCTAATTAGTCCCAGATGTTTAGTAATAACAAGCACTTCCTTTTTGTAGAGCCaaacaaaagcagtattaaTACTGTTAATTAAATAGGTTTGGCTCTGTCATCAGGTTATTAACTAATTCCAGGCATGGCAGCCAAGCTAATATTGGCTCTCAGAAGAAGATATAATCTTGCCATGCTTGACACAAAAGGCATGAACTCGGTGTGCGGCTAAATTAGCCTGTGTCTGGGTGTACAGCTCAACTTGCTTTCACACTAAAGAAAAAGCCGACAAACTTCAGCATCAGGCTTCCAGCTAATCCCTGGGATTTCTGCTTGTGCATCCTTTCGCGTACAAGAATAAGGGCTAGACCCAACGAGTTTAGTTGGCTCTTGGAGGCATTAGATCAGACCCTATTGCTGCTGACGGTTTGTGCAAATGCTTGCCTACGCCTTGAGTAGATCTCCTTGTTCTCCATTGGTTGTAGTCTAAGATATGGAGCAGGCATCCCTTCTTCAGGACCAGAGGCTAAAGGTCTAACGTGAGATCTGCACACCGTAGAAAAATAGGAAGACATAGCTTTTCATCTGTGGAGCATTCCAAGCTGGTGCTTTAATATATTCACAACCCTGTGCTTTTTATAAAATTCAAAGGTGTTTTTATTGTACAAAATTCCACGATGAAAACTACCAGCCAGTTCCTTAcataactgctttaaaaatagaattataCACCTTTTTGTAGTGTGTTAATTTGGACATTCACTAGCtggaataaacagaaatgaagcagcaaTTTGTCTCTGAGTTATTTACCCGGACAGGTTTTGGTCTGACCTCTATTTGCCTTATGTGCCTTAACGTACAGTTCCTGGCTTTAACAGAACACCTGATATAGCTCCTTTTGAAGCCGTTGAACCCTGTTAGTAGGTCAGGCTCCCACTTTTGGTgagctttttttcaaaagggtGACTTTGCCATGTCAAAGTACGGGACATACGTCAGTGTCAGCTTTTAGCAGCGCAACAGCGTGGCCATGTTGAACCCATCACAGAATGAGGTCCTACATAACTTTTTTTGCAGCCAATCCTCTAGACCATAAcatctttttaaggaaaaatagtGGACATCTGATCTGAATAATGGCCCAGGACTAGTTTCCCTGTGTAGTGTTTTGCACCACTATCCTTAAAAAACCTTTTTGCTGTCTAACCTCCTGTGACCTTTAAAAACAGATATATTGTTCTTTTGCATTGAAACGTAACTGTATGCAGTGAACTCCCAAcagttttccttagaaatacaaacatttcagtCCAATGTTAGCTGGCTGAAATTCATTCtccaagatttttcttttaaaaatcattcacCCCAGAGATGAATTTCTTCACATTAAACCCAGTTAAATATGTATTGCACGTGAGGGGCAAATTTCTCCTCTTTGAGTTGAACTGTGGACCTGTAACCTTCTGAGCAGATCTGGGTAAGGTATAGTGCAGCTGTTTCATGCCTGAGATTTCTCTTACATCCCTCGTGGGTACTAAGTGCCAAGACTAGTTGACCTCATCTACCTCTCATGTCTTGCCACCGTGGCTGGAGCAAGACACTGCGAGCAAAGGAAGGTATCCAAAGAGGTTCCTACCACCAAGGAACCCATTTGGTTCCTATCGTCAGCTGTGGATTTTCTAAAAGGTAGCATTGAGACAcaaactgtaattttcttttttagctaAATCCTCATTGTTTTGGAACTCATGGGAGATTTGCAACCAACTTCAAGGAGTGAAAGATTGTATTTTGGCCTGCCTTGGCATAGTTTTTTAGGATTTCAGTTTAAGAAGGGTTAGGAGCTAACCAGttaggaaaaagcaaagctcagaCCAAATCGAAATATCTCATGGGGGTACATAACTTTGAGAAGGGCTTTCCTACTAAGTTGATGTCATCAATGACTGTCATAAAAAGGTGAATCGGTTGCAATGCTCAGTTTACATAAAGTCTTTCTGTGAAGGTGACATCACAAAATATCTTTGAGCTTAGTGAAAGGTCTCAAGACCTTAgaggctgttttcttttgatctgGTTTAAATCACACATCCTTTGAAACAACAGCAGGACTTTACAGTGGCCTCTTCTACCATGGTATAAACGTTTTAAGCAGATCTGCTTGTGAATGAAGCAAGTGCAAAACATGGCAAATTCTCCTTCCAGTCCCTGCAACCCAGAGCAGCATACTGGTGCAGTTCAGGGGCACTTTGAAACTGCCTTAACGTCCACAGTTAAAAATCAAAGATGAGAATTTTACCCTTCATTTCTACACACTGGCAGTGTAGCACCTGATTTCTTCGGTTTTCAAGGCATTTTGTGTTCCTATGCTTTAAACTGATGGCTAAAGTTTTGCCTGCGGAAGCAAAAGAATGAACCCACGCCAATGATGATCACAGATAAAACCAACACAAATGTTAATATAATAAGGAAATTGATTTTCTTCAGATCCTCTTTTTCACAGTCTTCTGGTCTAATGTTCCCAATGTGCATCTCTCCCTGGTACCTGAAGTTCTGAGTGTGCTGGCACGTTAAGTGCTCCACATTGGGGATCTGGACATTTTTGTTCTGGATCATTGATGAAAGCCAGATGTTTCCACAGCAGCTGAGTGGATTCCCAGTGAGATACAAGTTTTTAAGTGAGTTTTCTAATGCTAAAATATTGCTGTTCTGTAATGTACTAAACCTATTGTTCCGTAGGTCCAGAACTTCCAGTGGAGAGTCACTACCCCACTTTGGCAGCCAGTTCAGCTGATTTTCAGAGAGGTTTAAATGTTTAAGGTGACTAAAACAAGGCAAGTCAATATTTAAATCTGTCAGGCTATTGCCATGTAAGTACAAATATTCCAGAGACTTTTCCAGTCCTGATAATGCTTTAACTTCTATTTTCAGTCCAGGGTTTATGGAGAGGTCCAAGACAACCAGAGAAGTCTTGTAGAAGGTGTACGCTGGTAGGATGTTCAGCATGTTGTCGGCTAGGTACAAGTACTGAAGACTGGGAGAATCAACAAATGATACACAACCGCTTTGCTCTCCAGCAAGTCTTTGCTTAGCTAATCCTGAGTACAtgctgcaaaggctgatattaTTGCTCTGTAGATTAAGCAGTTTGAGGCTAGGAAGACTTGAGAAGATATTAAATTGCAGGGTCTGAAGATGGTTGCTTTGAATATAGAGCTCCTTCAAATTTGACAAAGTGCCAGCATCTAGGAGAAGGTTCTGCAAAGCATTATAGCTCAAGTCAAGGACAGTTAGGGAGGTCAATGCACTGTCATAAGTTACTGAAAATGCCTGAAGACAGTTTTTACTGAGATTAAGGGTGTGAAGGGACAACATTGATTCAAAGAACTCATCCGGAATGGATTTGATTTCATTATAACTTAAGTCTAAATATACAAGGTGGGATAAATAAAGAGaacttttgtttctgctttgcttctgatcaagaagatgaaaagaagcATCTAGCCATTCATTTTCCATATAGTCCATTTGATTATGAGAGGATTCAGCAGTAAACTGGATTAAATTCTTTGATAAATTCAGAGTTACCAACTTGTTTACCTGGGGGAAGACTGGGAACTGAAACAGTTTGTTTTCACTCAGATCCAAACATCTTAAGCTATATTCATCATCTGACTTCGTGGTGTGGAAGGTCTCAATGCTATTCCTGCTAAGGTCAAGTATCTCCAGCTGCCTGAGGTTGAAATCAGAGATGCAAGTAATGGAATTCATGGAGAGATTGAGTTTGGAAAGGTTCACTAGAGTCTCAAAAGCACCTTCTTCTATTTCCATTATGATATTACTCTGAAGATCTATCTCCACAAGGTTGGGAGATCCCTGAAACATCTTGTGTGATATCATTATAATACTGTTGTCTGCCAAGGAAAGATACCGCAGTGCTGGAGCTTGTTTAATGAAATACTCAGCCATCCCATTGTACAGACTGTTGTGGGACAAGTCCAGTATTTCCACCTTGGGTAGAAGTCCAATCCCCTCTGTCCCATTCTGAGCAAGTTCATATAAGTGATTGTAGGCTAAATTTATTTCCAGCAAACTTGTCATGTGTGCAAAGACTCCAGGCATGATGAAACTTATCTGGTTAGAGCTTAAATCCAGGCACTGGAGGGAAGTGTAAAATGATGACGGCATTTCAGGGATGCTTTGAATCAGATTTCCAGACAGATCTATTTTGTTTATGTTCGGATGGAGCTCATGAGGGATCTGGTGGAGGTCTTTGTTGTGGCAAAATGCCTGCAAGTTGACCTgccagaaagagagagaaaagggattTGTCACTTGacaaatgaaaaacatctttgcatgaaatataaagaaaataacattcagCATCCAGGCAGATCcttcttctgaaatactgatCACACTGCTTTCTCTGAGTGTTCAGATGGCAAGAACAACAATTCTAATGCTTCTTTGCAGCTATTAAcacttatttcattttaaagacatttctgaCTTACAACAGTAGAGTTTCATCTGCATGAGATACCCACTAAATATTCTCTTTTCTGTACATTTCTCCCGGGCTCATTTTAATAGTCCCAATTGAAAGAGTTTTGCCCTCTTTCCATTGCAATCAAGCACCTTTTCCTCACTTTTGTTCTGATGTTTAATTTTCTCAGCTTCATCACTGTATTAGATTTTGCAAGCTCTACTTGCAATAGTAAATAGTACTTGGAAGGGCTTCACTCGTTGGCAGCATAGGTCCTGAAGCTAGGAGGTGGAGAAACGTATAAGGATTCTATAGTACAAAACCTATGTCTCCTTAGTCACACCCTCAAATATTTGATCATGTCTTCCTTTAGCCTTGGCTTAATTAAGCAATGCATCTTTAACTGAATGAGCCATTCAACAACCGAAACATTTCTGATGCAAATCTCCAAACTCTTCCTGCTTTTACCATCCATGCTTATCCTTTTCCTAAGGCAACAGTTCCATTCTCCTTGTATGGGGAGCACACCTTATGAAACCACCCACACAAGACACCTCTGATACCACATGGAAAGGACAAATTGTGTAAAACCAGATTTTGAGAGGAAGACAGCTGTAATGTGCAGTGAGGGTCATGCATTTTCAGTCCAATtctcagcagcagggaagagaaaaaaacccaagtgtcAAAGTCAAATTAATCTTCTAGATGCATGACTGTTTAATTGATCCTAGGACCCAATCTGTGTCCAGAGCAAAGTTTGGAGTGTGCGTTCATAAGAAACATTGGAAACATGAACATAATCATCCTTGCATAAATGTTAAGCTGTATTTTGTTATTAAGGAAAACATACAGCATCAGGAGGAAGTGGAATGTGAAAGGCTTAGGCAGCATTTAATTCGCTGGAGGAAAACTCTTGTTATGAATGTATTTGGGTGCGTAGGTCATATACTGTTTGTAGAAAGAtcagaaagacaagaaagaaaaaaatctgttgaatCTTAACTTCTGTGGAGAAGTAGAATCCAGATTCCATGACGCAAAGCCtttcagacattaaaaaaaaacattaaaagtgaaaaatattaataaccaTCTGTTTCATGTGAACTTTAGGTGAATGAAGTGGCAGGCCTGTTTAGAAATGAGGGAACAGTCAGCATTTTGTGAACCTCTTTTGCATCATGTGTGTTTTGGACACCACACAAAAATGTGCCAGAAAAGTGTAAATGCGCATCCAAACCCTAGATATacacaggctgctctgcagtccTTCCCATGATACATCTTTCCCAAAGATCCAAAGTAAATGGCATATTAAAACCTGAaccccttccttttctccctccaaCTCATTCAAATTTTCCCTAGGTAAACAAACtagaaaaa
It encodes:
- the LRRC32 gene encoding transforming growth factor beta activator LRRC32 isoform X2, whose product is MRETLETRTMKLYVIFFLAVVNRGTSNHQPTKGMSCEMVNLQAFCHNKDLHQIPHELHPNINKIDLSGNLIQSIPEMPSSFYTSLQCLDLSSNQISFIMPGVFAHMTSLLEINLAYNHLYELAQNGTEGIGLLPKVEILDLSHNSLYNGMAEYFIKQAPALRYLSLADNSIIMISHKMFQGSPNLVEIDLQSNIIMEIEEGAFETLVNLSKLNLSMNSITCISDFNLRQLEILDLSRNSIETFHTTKSDDEYSLRCLDLSENKLFQFPVFPQVNKLVTLNLSKNLIQFTAESSHNQMDYMENEWLDASFHLLDQKQSRNKSSLYLSHLVYLDLSYNEIKSIPDEFFESMLSLHTLNLSKNCLQAFSVTYDSALTSLTVLDLSYNALQNLLLDAGTLSNLKELYIQSNHLQTLQFNIFSSLPSLKLLNLQSNNISLCSMYSGLAKQRLAGEQSGCVSFVDSPSLQYLYLADNMLNILPAYTFYKTSLVVLDLSINPGLKIEVKALSGLEKSLEYLYLHGNSLTDLNIDLPCFSHLKHLNLSENQLNWLPKWGSDSPLEVLDLRNNRFSTLQNSNILALENSLKNLYLTGNPLSCCGNIWLSSMIQNKNVQIPNVEHLTCQHTQNFRYQGEMHIGNIRPEDCEKEDLKKINFLIILTFVLVLSVIIIGVGSFFCFRRQNFSHQFKA
- the LRRC32 gene encoding transforming growth factor beta activator LRRC32 isoform X1 translates to MRETLETSRTMKLYVIFFLAVVNRGTSNHQPTKGMSCEMVNLQAFCHNKDLHQIPHELHPNINKIDLSGNLIQSIPEMPSSFYTSLQCLDLSSNQISFIMPGVFAHMTSLLEINLAYNHLYELAQNGTEGIGLLPKVEILDLSHNSLYNGMAEYFIKQAPALRYLSLADNSIIMISHKMFQGSPNLVEIDLQSNIIMEIEEGAFETLVNLSKLNLSMNSITCISDFNLRQLEILDLSRNSIETFHTTKSDDEYSLRCLDLSENKLFQFPVFPQVNKLVTLNLSKNLIQFTAESSHNQMDYMENEWLDASFHLLDQKQSRNKSSLYLSHLVYLDLSYNEIKSIPDEFFESMLSLHTLNLSKNCLQAFSVTYDSALTSLTVLDLSYNALQNLLLDAGTLSNLKELYIQSNHLQTLQFNIFSSLPSLKLLNLQSNNISLCSMYSGLAKQRLAGEQSGCVSFVDSPSLQYLYLADNMLNILPAYTFYKTSLVVLDLSINPGLKIEVKALSGLEKSLEYLYLHGNSLTDLNIDLPCFSHLKHLNLSENQLNWLPKWGSDSPLEVLDLRNNRFSTLQNSNILALENSLKNLYLTGNPLSCCGNIWLSSMIQNKNVQIPNVEHLTCQHTQNFRYQGEMHIGNIRPEDCEKEDLKKINFLIILTFVLVLSVIIIGVGSFFCFRRQNFSHQFKA